From the Papaver somniferum cultivar HN1 chromosome 2, ASM357369v1, whole genome shotgun sequence genome, the window ctactctTATGACTCATTTCCTTCAGTATCCATGTGCCTACAACCAACTTGGCCTtcacacgtgaatcctaagataagtTCACTATGTTAAGTTATTTCACCTACTATGAAGACTTCTGCTcttaactcctttggatcgtaaacCAAAAAAGTAAAGGACTAACCTGTTTCAGTAATCACCTCACCGAAAAAGTGTTTGATTGAATCTCAAGGTATCTTAGCTTGAAATAAAAGCTACCTATattcttgaaagtctataaaaataAAGACTCAAACAATTGGGAATTTTAATCTCTGACACTTCTGTGTCCTAATTGTATGCTAGAGTCGTgctctattaacctaggtttcctctaagaaatataattaagtttactacttaaagacttcacttaggggtATGttaagccaggtccgactattttTACCTTGGTATTTCGTGTATCCTGATATTTTTCTTATTAATCTTCGAGGTTCTTGTTATGTCAGATCAAgaacaagataaatagaaatcgcagagttctcttcgtcttagactttgtgatagatagatatctaaaactctCCGTTGTAGCTCGGtttaatatttttcttgagaggtggtcaGTAAACCATGCTTCCCAGCTatctgagtgtaagtgttccagatttgtgaggtttgtcTATTGCAAATATATTTCTAAGCCTTGATCTAAACgatctaaagggaaataaaataggcttatctgttagaggaaaattggtatcaaaagtttttTCACTTAGGTTGAATCAACTTTTAGGATGCAaaagacgtcaactaagggaattaattacgtagagccttgcgaggttcaagagatgtaaagAGCACGACTGCGGCTGAATTGCTTTGAGGGTTAattcggtttcaactacattctagtctgaattCAGATAGTAAACTAGTGtctatagcgacttaatacagttcggtgtttaaatctggacgaggtctcaAGTTTTTTTTGCATgtgcagttttccttgttaataaaacttctggtgtcttgtatgtttccttttccgtattataCTATTTACCTTTACAATAGGGTTACATAAATAGTACGTAATCAATGTAGATAGTTTAAGTCATTATTAATTATGATCAACTATGAGACTTGGAACACGTTATTTGACGTGAATATAAATAAGAATTGTGTTATTATCTCACTATTGTCAAATTTAAAATGCCATGAATAAATGAAATCAAAAGTATTcctcttgtagaattcgtattttAAAAGATAGATATTCAGAAACATTTGTTTTACCCACTTGAGTTAGATGCTATTCCTAAAAATTTAATTGACCAGATGGATGTTATTCAGAAACATTTCTAGTGGGGACATAGTAGTAATAGAGGACTTTGTTTGCTAGGATGGAATAACATGAGTATCCTAAAGTCTTTGGGTGGCCTAGGCTTTAGAAACCTTGAGCATTTCAACACTGCTATGCTTACTAAATTAGCATAGAAGGCATGTAATGATAATAGTTCTCCGTGTATGCAACTTCTTAGAGCCAAATATGGTAAGGATGGTAGTTTACTCCATCTGGATAAATTAAAAGACAATTCTTCTTGCCTTTGGAGAAGCATTTATTCAGGTATTGAGGTTGTTCAACAACACTCTCTGTGGATAGTTCAGTGTGGTACTAAAATTAACATTTGGCTTGATAATTGGACTATTGGCTTTAAATAGTCCACCTGTCCCAACTATGGGTCTATCTAGCCTGTTATCTTATACTTTTGTTTGTGATCTTTTTCTGCCTGGTACTAAAATATGGAATGAGCAACTAATTTGTTCTATTTTTAATCATGATACCTCTATTGCTATCCTAAATATGCATATTCCTCCTACTGATGAAGATTATTTGATTTGGAAACCTGACAGAAGAAGTAGTTTCACTGTTAAGAGTGCTTACAATACTCTTTGTGCTAGTTCTGTTAATAATGCCATTGCTAGTGATAACATTCCTAGACATGTTTGGAAACATCTATTGAAGTACAAAGTCCCTCACAAAGTACAACTTTTTGTCTGGATATGCTTGAAAAACATTGTTCCTGTTAGAGCCAAACTTGCATGTTATAACCCTGAAGTAGAGCCACACTGTAAGTTTTGTAATAATAGTCTTGAAACTATTAATCATTTACTAGTTGAATGTGACTATGCTACTTCCATATGGAATGCCTTAAATGTTGATATTACCACTGACATTCAGCATTATAATTCTTTTCAAACTTGGGTAGCTTCTTGGTTCAGTGCAGGTGAAGAACTCCATAATAATAACAGGAATGAGGGATATGTGATTAAATTAATGTGTACTATATGGTATATTTGGAAAGACAGGTGCAACCTAATTTTTCAGGATATTCCTCCTAATAAGAACATCACTATCTCTAGGATACAATATTTAACTCACCTTTGTAATCATGTTGTTATTCCTACTTCAGTTAACAGACAATGTAGTACTCTCAACAAGGATTGGATTCCTCTAGAAGAGGGATTTCTTAAGCTGAATATAGATGCCTCTTACATGTCTGAAACTAAGAAAGGTAGCATTGGACTGATGGTGCGTGATCATGCAGTAGGGGTGAAAGGTTTCAAACTGGAGGAAGAAGTGGAGGCAGATGTGGGAGCTGAACATTTTGAATGCAAAGCTCTTTTCATGGCAGTGGATTGGATGAAAAGATGGTTATGACAAAGTTATCTTTGAAATGGATTGTGCAAATGTGGTGAACTATATTAACAATGGAGAATCTCAAGTGCACCGGTTCAATCAACACTTTATTTCTGCTATCAAGAACAAGTTTTCAAGTaactctttttggttttgcaAGTTAATTAATAGACTAGGTAATAGTATGGCTCATGAACTAGCAAGAAAAGCTAGACTTGAAGCCTTAAGTTTTTCTTATGCTTCCAACTTTCCTCATGATATTTCCAATTTAATTGAGGAAGACTATGTTTCTTACAacatttaatcaataaaatcacATTTTagtataaaaatgaaaaaaacgcCTCATACAAAATCCAACcgacaatgaatttgaagttaattTTTTGAAGACATGTTCCTCTTATAAAGCTATACACTCCATCCAAAAATGTTTGCATTCTAATACATATAAGACCACCGTCTACCATCTTGTATAAAACTATATAATTCTAATTTGAACACCACGTAATTATATAGATTCTCGATTACCTATAAATTGAATACACGTTAAAAATGTTTTgacaaaaaaatagaaaatgttGCCCCTAAAAATATGTTGCCCAAAGTTGAACTTTGGCCTTTTCATGTCAGGGCGTCCCTGGATCTAAAAGCGTTATATACACTTGCAATTCTTTACAGGAAGCTCCAGCGTTACCAGACAAATTGTTCAATGTTAAGCCTTATATTTTGTACAAGCGAGACATCATATTAATTAAACCCTCGTATGCTTCAAAGAAaatataaatatgaaaatataaatATGAAACCCTCACGGAATGAATGAAGACCGTTCATCAACATCATACCCTTTTAATTAGGGAAGTACCAAGATCCAAACCAAAATCTGGGTATCTCAGATTATCACCCAGGTTATTTAAGAATTTAGTTAGATATGAAATTTCAATTGTTTGTGTTCTATTACAAAAGTCTTTCAAGGTATAGCAGATATGAGGTTAAATATCACTCAACAAGTTATTTATTGGTTCAAAaaatagggtttaaaaataagcAAACCTTACCTCTTTAAAGATTTCGCTGTGCAAAGTAACTTTGAATCCCTGAAGTGAAACATATAAGGGTGAACATTTAATTATCAAAATGGAGGGGATGCAAACAAATATAATGTCTATTTTCATTGACATGCTTAACAATGTATCTTTATGAGATCATGAAGATATGTGGAAATTTCAATGGAGTCTGTATTTCTAATGCTTTTTTATTGATCATACACGTATATTTTGCTAAGTTCTCTATTGTGAATTTAAATTTAAATGGAGTCTGTAGTAATACAAGATACAATGTGGAACCTACAAGACTTAAATACGTATTGTGAATTTAAAGAAGAGAAGGTTGGCTACCTTTTGGGTTCAGCTATCATTATCTTGTGAATTTAAAGAAGAGAAGGTTGGCTACCTTTTGGGTTCAGCTATCATTATCTCGATCTCAGCCATTTGTGGGTCATCCAAATCATTCATGTATATGTTCACATCACCAACCATAGCTGAAACAGGAAAAAGACAGTTTTCCCTCACAGTGAATAGAGAGAGAACACAGATAAGCATCCACAACAATAGATTTCCAAATCATTTTATAAGGAACATAGACAGTCTTCATTAGAATCTCGATTTTCCATTGTGTTGCTAGCAAAGAATACAAAAGGTCCACAAAAGagcaaaatcaaaatcagaaCAAAGAAATTAGAAGGAAAGAGGGTATCACAATGTTTGCAGCCATCCCAAGTAGGTTTAGACTGCTGCAAACTTCTATTATCTTTCTAATCCATCAGTACATCTAGAATAGACAATATTGGGATGCTCTTAACTTACTAATGACAGAACGTCTATTTTTAACACTGAGATTGACCTAAATGCATGCTAAAAACTCTTTCAGAAATTGCTTTAACAGGGGGAGTGGAGATAATGGAAGATCATATAACCTATCAAAGGAATACACTATTGAAGTTTTCCATTCAATAATAGCCGCTTGAAAGTCCAAAACCAATCAAGCATCACTTACCTGTTTTACTTATTGGCATACGCCTTTTCAAGACAAAGGAAGACGGCAAACAACTCCGCTATATCAGAGGGCAATCACACTACATCTCATTCAAGTCTCAAGTATTCTGATAACCGATTCAACATCTGTTCCACGTGGTATTATGCAATTAACCAAGTTTACAGATATACGCCATTTAAGCCATGCCTTACCCATGCAAGCAAGATCTGCTTTAAAGGGAATGAAAGTTTCTTTCCAGTTCACCCTCGGTTACAGTTCAAGTCTCAGAAAATGAACCATACTAGCATTAAGAACGGATTCTACTTACATACCTTTCCCACCAATATAGCTCTAACAAGAAACAACAATACCATAACAATTTTCTGTTAGAATCTGAACAGTGATCTCTTTAGAGATGTGATTGGAGAACCCAGCAaacgttttttttcttttgatctaCGAGCACAATGCACAATCAACTATTTATGGGTTCTATTACAACTAGAAGTCACATTGTTCTAACTTCTTAGCTTCAAAACTTATTCCAACTGCAAAATGGCATTAACTGATCTTGCTGCAATCATGTTCTTCTTTAACTTCATAATACTACAGACCTTCCCTAAGCACTTAGCTCATGCATCATGTCATCCATGGCCAAATACCTAAACACCAGAGGCCTTACCGTTGGTCATTATGAAATTGCAATTTCCAATTTATTACTCAAATGGGTTAAACCAACATCAAGTGAACTCAATTCCCTGACACACTCGCTAAAATTGCAATCCCAATAGATCAAGAGGAATACACGAAAAAACAGTTAATTCTAATTTGCTATACAACAGATTATGAAGGGGGGGAAATTGCTGAATAGCATTCCCAAATCCCTCAAGAGGAATACACGAAAAAACAGTTAATTCTAATTTGCTATACAACAGATTATGAAGGGGGGGAAATTGCTGAATAGCATTCCCAAATCCCTCAAATCTAGTGATAAAGCGTCCGTCGTCAAAACAGTTCTGATCGATGTTTTCGATGATGATTCCGTCATTGGATAATTCAAAGATGATGATTTCGTCTCCAGAGACAACGATAATGGAGGTTTTGTCGTTGGAGAAAACCGCCAGTGATCTAAAAACGTAACCAAGAACGGCCATTAAAACTGAAATAAACCT encodes:
- the LOC113351654 gene encoding uncharacterized protein LOC113351654, which translates into the protein MGLSSLLSYTFVCDLFLPGTKIWNEQLICSIFNHDTSIAILNMHIPPTDEDYLIWKPDRRSSFTVKSAYNTLCASSVNNAIASDNIPRHVWKHLLKYKVPHKVQLFVWICLKNIVPVRAKLACYNPEVEPHCKFCNNSLETINHLLVECDYATSIWNALNVDITTDIQHYNSFQTWVASWFSAGEELHNNNRNEGYVIKLMCTIWYIWKDRCNLIFQDIPPNKNITISRIQYLTHLCNHVVIPTSVNRQCSTLNKDWIPLEEGFLKLNIDASYMSETKKGSIGLMVRDHAVGVKGFKLEEEVEADVGAEHFECKALFMAVDWMKRWL